The Parashewanella spongiae genome has a window encoding:
- a CDS encoding AlpA family phage regulatory protein: MSTYLRNDRIVREAERQKITSISRSQAFQLERQNRFPKRIKLGSRSVGWRLSELQKWVSKVAEQGSIEEL, encoded by the coding sequence ATGTCTACTTATTTAAGAAATGACCGCATAGTAAGAGAAGCCGAACGACAAAAGATTACTTCAATCAGTCGTTCTCAGGCTTTTCAACTTGAAAGGCAAAACCGTTTTCCTAAACGAATAAAACTTGGAAGCCGCTCTGTAGGTTGGAGATTATCAGAACTTCAAAAGTGGGTTAGCAAAGTTGCTGAACAAGGTAGCATTGAGGAA